From the genome of Kaistella daneshvariae, one region includes:
- a CDS encoding ATP-grasp domain-containing protein, translated as MSIYEHLPPGSFPKTLFIKAQTSFSEIENSIENQFTYPFIVKPDIGRMGFMFRIIHNREQLLAYHGAMHVDYLVQEKVNYPIEVSVFYYRFPNESRGTITGFVRKEYLQISGDGKSTVEQLMLANDRVSGRIEEMKIRHQDRLKMVLRNNENLCLSYALNLSKGCRLISLEHEKDDALRQVFDSLSSYSGTLFYGRYDIKCASVEDLKAGKNFSIIEYNGCGAEPHHVYGSGNSLLKACTILAEHWQILSKISRHNHRMGVKYDSFLVGWKTMRNCRKHFAKLKKLDANFPEFY; from the coding sequence ATGTCGATCTATGAACATTTGCCGCCCGGAAGTTTCCCGAAAACGCTTTTCATAAAGGCGCAAACCTCTTTTTCCGAAATTGAAAATTCCATAGAAAATCAATTTACTTATCCTTTTATCGTAAAACCCGATATCGGGCGGATGGGATTTATGTTTCGGATTATCCACAATCGGGAGCAACTTCTGGCCTACCACGGGGCGATGCATGTCGATTATCTGGTGCAGGAAAAAGTAAATTATCCAATTGAAGTCAGTGTTTTTTACTACCGTTTTCCCAACGAGAGCCGCGGTACCATCACCGGTTTTGTGCGCAAAGAATACCTGCAGATATCTGGTGACGGAAAGTCAACCGTTGAGCAGTTGATGTTGGCTAATGACAGGGTAAGTGGTAGAATAGAAGAGATGAAAATCAGGCATCAAGACCGCTTAAAGATGGTTTTGAGAAATAATGAAAATTTGTGTTTGAGTTATGCTTTAAACCTTAGCAAAGGCTGCCGCCTGATCAGTTTGGAACATGAAAAAGACGATGCTTTGCGGCAGGTTTTTGATTCGCTCAGTTCTTACTCAGGCACTTTGTTTTACGGACGATATGATATAAAATGCGCCTCTGTGGAAGATTTAAAAGCAGGTAAGAATTTTTCAATTATTGAATACAACGGCTGTGGCGCGGAGCCGCATCATGTTTATGGCAGTGGAAATTCATTGCTTAAAGCCTGCACAATTCTGGCTGAACACTGGCAAATTTTGTCTAAAATTTCGCGGCACAACCATAGAATGGGTGTAAAGTATGACAGCTTTCTGGTAGGATGGAAGACCATGAGGAACTGTCGCAAACATTTTGCGAAACTTAAAAAGCTTGATGCCAACTTTCCGGAGTTTTATTAA
- a CDS encoding dipeptidyl-peptidase 3 family protein, which yields MKRTKITLLALASMLLFSCTVQPSSTTPPAAQEQTATSDQNSIDRFADIEVLKYQVPGWDNLTLKEKEYVYYLSQAGYAGRDITYDQNYKYNLTIRRALENIYQNYSGNKNTEDWQNFETYLKRVWFANGIHHHYSNEKMKPAFSKSYFEQLLHATNTKLDANVADILFNNIDSKKVNLDLSKGLLQGSAVNFYGDGITAEEADAFYKSMKSPDPQRPLSTGLNSKLVKENGKIVEKVWKSGGMYGSAIDQIIFWLEKAKAVAENQKQANALALLIQYYKTGSLKTWDDYNTAWVEATDGNIDYINGFIEVYNDPLGHKGSYESVVQIKDFDMSRKMEVLSKEAQWFEDHTPLMPQHKKKNVVGVSYKTVTVAAEAGDSSPSTPIGINLPNADWIRAEHGSKSVSLGNIIDAYNAAGGTSRLKEFVNDEEELALAQKYGELSSKLHTALHEVIGHASGQINPGVGTPKETLKSYASTMEEGRADLVGLYFLYDPKLQELGLVDDWKSVGKAAYDNYIRNGLMGQLVRLEPGADIEESHMRNRQWVSAWVFEKGKKDNVIEKVVRDGKTYFNITNYERLHELFGELLRETQRIKSEGDYNAAKNLVENYGVKVDQNLHKEVLARNAQYKEAAYKGFVNPYITPVKNSSGQVTDYVLTYPKTFAEQMLRYAKEYSFLPNNN from the coding sequence ATGAAAAGAACAAAAATTACCCTTCTTGCCTTGGCCTCCATGCTTCTGTTTTCGTGCACGGTTCAGCCGAGCAGCACTACCCCGCCCGCTGCACAAGAACAAACCGCTACGAGCGACCAAAACAGCATCGACCGATTCGCTGATATCGAAGTTCTCAAATACCAGGTGCCGGGTTGGGATAATTTAACCTTAAAAGAAAAAGAATACGTTTATTACCTCAGTCAGGCAGGTTACGCGGGTCGTGACATTACATATGACCAAAATTACAAGTACAACCTCACCATACGACGCGCGCTGGAAAATATTTACCAGAATTACAGCGGGAATAAGAATACCGAAGACTGGCAAAATTTCGAGACCTATCTGAAACGCGTTTGGTTTGCCAACGGCATCCACCACCATTACTCCAATGAAAAGATGAAACCCGCCTTTTCAAAATCATATTTTGAGCAACTTCTACACGCAACCAACACTAAACTGGATGCAAACGTTGCCGATATCCTCTTTAATAACATAGATTCGAAAAAGGTAAATTTGGATTTGAGCAAAGGTTTACTTCAGGGTTCCGCAGTTAATTTCTATGGCGATGGCATTACTGCTGAAGAAGCGGATGCTTTTTATAAATCGATGAAAAGTCCGGATCCTCAGCGACCTCTTTCAACCGGATTAAATTCAAAATTGGTGAAAGAAAATGGTAAAATCGTAGAAAAGGTTTGGAAAAGCGGCGGCATGTACGGTTCCGCGATTGACCAAATCATCTTTTGGTTAGAAAAAGCAAAAGCTGTCGCTGAAAATCAAAAACAGGCAAATGCTTTGGCACTGCTTATTCAATATTATAAAACGGGTAGTCTAAAAACCTGGGACGATTACAACACCGCCTGGGTGGAAGCTACAGATGGAAACATCGATTATATCAACGGCTTCATCGAAGTGTATAATGATCCTTTGGGACATAAAGGTTCTTATGAAAGCGTCGTTCAAATTAAAGATTTCGACATGTCGCGTAAAATGGAAGTTCTTTCCAAGGAAGCCCAGTGGTTTGAAGACCACACCCCTTTGATGCCACAGCATAAGAAAAAAAATGTGGTGGGTGTAAGTTATAAAACCGTTACCGTAGCAGCAGAAGCCGGAGATTCCTCACCGAGCACGCCGATTGGCATCAACCTTCCGAATGCAGACTGGATTCGTGCAGAACACGGTTCAAAATCGGTTTCTCTCGGCAATATCATCGACGCTTATAACGCAGCTGGGGGAACGAGTCGTTTGAAAGAATTTGTGAATGATGAGGAAGAATTGGCATTAGCCCAAAAGTATGGCGAGCTCTCCAGCAAACTGCATACTGCGCTTCATGAGGTGATTGGGCATGCTTCCGGGCAGATTAATCCGGGCGTAGGAACACCGAAAGAAACCCTGAAAAGTTACGCTTCTACCATGGAAGAAGGTCGTGCGGATTTGGTGGGTCTCTACTTTCTGTATGATCCGAAATTACAGGAACTCGGCTTGGTAGATGATTGGAAATCTGTGGGCAAGGCTGCTTACGATAACTATATCCGTAACGGATTGATGGGACAGCTCGTGCGTTTGGAGCCTGGTGCGGACATTGAAGAATCACACATGCGAAACCGACAGTGGGTAAGCGCCTGGGTTTTTGAAAAAGGTAAAAAAGACAATGTCATTGAAAAAGTGGTGCGCGACGGCAAAACTTATTTTAATATTACCAATTACGAAAGGCTGCATGAACTCTTTGGTGAATTGCTGCGCGAAACGCAGCGCATCAAGTCTGAAGGTGATTATAATGCTGCAAAAAACCTCGTTGAAAATTACGGCGTGAAAGTAGATCAAAACCTACATAAAGAAGTGCTGGCACGCAATGCGCAATATAAAGAGGCTGCTTACAAGGGTTTTGTAAATCCGTACATTACCCCGGTAAAAAATTCAAGCGGGCAAGTCACCGATTATGTTTTAACCTATCCTAAAACCTTTGCGGAGCAAATGCTGCGATACGCGAAGGAATACAGTTTTTTACCGAATAATAACTAA
- the ligD gene encoding DNA ligase D: protein MALEKYREKRDESKTPEPFGGKTSGKELVFVIQKHDASHLHYDFRLEMDGVLKSWAVPKGPSLDPDVKRLAMMVEDHPYDYRKFEGLIPKGQYGGGTVIVWDEGTYEPIDEVEGDKKKQEKSLLEQLKSGKIKFRMHGEKLKGDFALIKAYGRSENGWLLMKLEDEFASTDDITKKDKSVISKKSIAEMEKSPDRIYGEEKAAKAEDEAKDKKMPKKSRKKPADVAALLESAPKEKFYQEVEPMLATLVDEPFDSEDWLYEVKWDGYRAVAFLNEGSVEMKSRNDKSFNEKFYPVFDELKKLKINAVLDGEIVVLNSEGKADFGGLQNWRSESDGDLVFYIFDILWLDGKDLKDFVFTDRRKILSSVLPENKTILLSEAFDTSGIEFLETARKMGLEGIMAKRKDGRYHTKNRTKDWLKIKANKRQEVVIGGFTVNEGTSKKFSSLLLGVYEGKKLIYTGKVGTGFNAKMQTEMMELFKPLITDKVPFSEEPDVNKPSRFRPDPPHATVTWLKPELLCEVSYAEITSDGIMRHPSFKGMRSDKDAKKAVLEVEKHTEDIVKELETPIKKRGKAARKTLLNPKDKSQVKKINGHELKFSNLDKIFWPKEKITKRDLINYYYQVAPYILPYLKERPQSMNRFPDGIEGEQFYYKDVTGRAPDWVETYLYHSEKDHRDRKYLVGKDEATLLYMANLGCIEMNPWNSTIKKPDNPTFCIIDLDPDQNSFDQVVETALLTRDILADMGVPCYCKTSGSTGLHIYIPLGNKYTYEQSKEFARAIVTLVNRELPEITSIERIIKEREGKMYLDFLQNRPHATIACVYSVRPKPGATVSMPLHWDEVKKGLKISDFTIFNALERLEQEGDIFKPVLGKGIDLLKVLERFEG, encoded by the coding sequence ATGGCTTTAGAAAAATACCGTGAAAAACGCGACGAAAGTAAAACACCGGAGCCTTTTGGCGGAAAAACTTCAGGGAAAGAACTGGTTTTTGTCATTCAAAAGCATGATGCTTCGCACCTGCACTACGATTTCCGTCTGGAAATGGATGGCGTGCTAAAAAGCTGGGCCGTACCCAAAGGTCCATCGCTGGATCCCGACGTAAAACGGCTTGCCATGATGGTGGAAGATCACCCTTACGATTATCGGAAATTTGAAGGCCTCATCCCAAAAGGGCAATACGGCGGCGGCACGGTGATCGTGTGGGACGAAGGCACATATGAACCCATCGATGAAGTTGAGGGCGATAAGAAGAAACAGGAAAAAAGCCTGCTGGAGCAGCTAAAATCCGGCAAGATTAAATTCCGCATGCATGGTGAAAAACTGAAAGGCGATTTTGCTTTAATAAAAGCCTACGGCCGTAGTGAAAACGGTTGGTTGCTGATGAAGCTCGAGGATGAATTTGCTTCTACGGACGACATCACCAAAAAAGATAAATCGGTGATTTCTAAAAAAAGCATTGCCGAAATGGAAAAATCCCCGGACCGAATTTACGGTGAAGAAAAAGCAGCAAAAGCAGAAGACGAGGCAAAAGACAAAAAAATGCCGAAAAAGAGCCGAAAAAAACCGGCTGACGTGGCGGCGCTTTTGGAATCGGCACCGAAAGAAAAATTTTATCAGGAAGTGGAACCTATGCTTGCGACTTTGGTTGATGAGCCGTTCGACAGTGAAGACTGGTTGTACGAAGTGAAATGGGACGGTTACCGCGCGGTGGCTTTTCTAAATGAAGGAAGTGTAGAGATGAAATCGCGCAATGATAAAAGCTTTAATGAAAAGTTTTATCCGGTATTTGATGAATTGAAAAAATTGAAAATTAATGCCGTTTTAGACGGAGAAATTGTAGTCTTAAATTCTGAAGGAAAAGCCGATTTCGGTGGTCTGCAAAACTGGCGCAGTGAGTCCGACGGCGATTTGGTTTTCTATATTTTTGACATTTTGTGGCTTGATGGTAAAGACCTGAAAGATTTTGTTTTCACCGACCGAAGAAAAATATTGTCTTCCGTCCTACCTGAAAATAAAACCATTCTGCTTAGCGAAGCTTTCGATACCTCCGGAATTGAATTTTTGGAAACTGCAAGAAAAATGGGTCTGGAAGGTATTATGGCGAAACGGAAAGACGGCCGCTATCACACCAAAAACCGCACAAAAGACTGGCTAAAAATCAAAGCAAATAAAAGACAGGAAGTGGTCATCGGTGGTTTCACGGTGAATGAGGGAACGAGCAAAAAATTCAGCAGTTTGCTTTTGGGTGTTTACGAGGGAAAAAAACTCATCTACACCGGAAAAGTTGGAACGGGTTTTAATGCGAAAATGCAGACCGAGATGATGGAGCTTTTTAAACCGCTGATTACCGACAAAGTTCCTTTCAGTGAAGAACCGGACGTCAATAAACCTTCGCGTTTCCGCCCCGATCCGCCACACGCCACGGTGACCTGGCTGAAACCGGAACTGCTGTGTGAAGTCAGTTACGCTGAAATTACTTCAGATGGAATTATGCGGCATCCCTCCTTCAAAGGCATGCGTAGCGATAAAGACGCAAAAAAAGCTGTGCTGGAAGTAGAAAAACATACCGAAGATATTGTAAAAGAGCTGGAAACACCAATCAAAAAGCGCGGAAAAGCAGCGAGAAAAACATTATTAAATCCGAAGGACAAAAGCCAGGTGAAAAAAATTAACGGTCATGAGCTGAAATTCAGCAATCTGGACAAAATTTTCTGGCCGAAAGAAAAAATCACTAAGCGCGACCTCATCAATTATTATTACCAGGTAGCGCCTTATATTTTGCCTTATTTAAAGGAAAGACCACAAAGTATGAACCGCTTTCCGGATGGTATTGAAGGGGAACAGTTTTACTACAAGGATGTTACGGGGCGCGCGCCAGATTGGGTGGAAACTTACCTCTACCACAGCGAAAAAGACCACCGCGACCGCAAGTATTTGGTTGGAAAAGATGAAGCGACGCTGCTCTATATGGCAAACTTGGGCTGTATTGAGATGAATCCGTGGAACAGCACCATTAAAAAACCCGACAACCCGACTTTTTGCATCATCGATCTGGACCCGGATCAGAATTCTTTCGACCAGGTGGTGGAAACCGCTTTGTTGACGCGCGACATTTTAGCCGATATGGGTGTGCCCTGCTACTGCAAAACCAGCGGCTCCACGGGTTTGCATATTTACATTCCGTTGGGAAATAAATACACCTATGAGCAAAGCAAAGAGTTCGCGCGCGCCATCGTCACGCTTGTAAACCGCGAATTGCCGGAAATTACGAGCATCGAACGCATTATTAAAGAGCGCGAAGGCAAAATGTATCTGGACTTTCTGCAAAACCGACCGCACGCAACCATCGCCTGCGTGTATTCCGTTCGACCAAAACCCGGTGCCACAGTTTCAATGCCGCTGCATTGGGATGAAGTAAAAAAAGGCCTCAAAATTTCTGATTTCACCATTTTTAATGCACTGGAAAGGTTGGAGCAGGAAGGTGATATTTTCAAACCGGTGCTTGGGAAAGGAATTGATTTGCTGAAGGTATTGGAGAGGTTTGAAGGATGA
- the cphA gene encoding cyanophycin synthetase yields the protein MNSTNLNSRHGSSAEGSENSKIYSSNTENQNSIPYAVGTMQQKLHNTENLGPSTLSIIAEAEKRGIPWRRLNDSSKILLGHGKNQQIIRATMTGKSSCIAVETVDNKYQTKNILDDAGIPVPRGSICTSIEDLEEICEELGFPLVIKPAGANHGRGVSVNIQDLFSARQAFDEAKDFRSAVMVEKHIEGKDFRLLVIGGKLVAAAHRQPAQVKGDGRSTIKELIEKVNADPRRGEGHLKVLTKISLDADTEKLLNQKSYTLEGVPAENETVVLKSTANLSTGGTATDVTDKVHPENRFLAERAAAILDLDICGIDIISPDIGVPLAENRGAVIEVNAAPGFRMHLAPSEGQPRNVAAAVIDMLFPAEKPITIPIFAITGTNGKTTVTRLLAHLAQSCGYSPGFTTTDGISVAGHEIVKGDCSGPSSAALVLADPLVDFAILETARGGLLRAGLAFEKCDVGILTNIAADHLGLKNINTLEELAEVKAAVVRSVKSSGWAVLNAEDHRCVTIAETLNCNVAFFSLDPAAETARAHVAKGGLIATVKEGNLVVYKDHEKTMISGIMDIPLTLNGTSRCMTANILAATAAAFAYGFTQEQIKTAWQSFKPGLEQTPGRMNYFKIRDFSVLVDYAHNPHGMCEMQDYLSHIHAPRKVGIVAGVGDRRDSDIIELAEIAANMFDRIIVRQEHSLRGRELDEMNNLMIQGMEKSGRKVPYEMIPDEKEAIRYALETAQTGDYIVALSDNYQEVIKIIKEFAPEIA from the coding sequence ATGAATTCCACCAATCTAAATTCGCGTCACGGAAGCAGTGCTGAAGGCAGCGAAAACTCAAAAATTTATTCTTCGAACACCGAAAATCAAAACTCAATTCCTTATGCTGTTGGTACCATGCAACAAAAGCTTCACAATACCGAAAATCTTGGGCCCAGCACGCTGAGTATTATTGCTGAAGCCGAAAAACGTGGCATTCCGTGGCGTCGCTTGAATGATTCTTCTAAAATTCTGCTTGGGCACGGCAAAAATCAGCAGATCATCCGCGCCACCATGACCGGAAAATCCTCGTGTATTGCGGTGGAAACCGTAGACAATAAATATCAAACCAAAAATATTTTAGATGACGCCGGCATTCCGGTGCCGCGCGGTTCAATTTGCACCTCTATAGAGGATTTGGAAGAGATTTGTGAAGAACTCGGCTTTCCACTGGTCATTAAACCTGCGGGCGCTAACCACGGTCGCGGTGTTTCCGTCAATATCCAGGATTTGTTTTCAGCCAGACAGGCTTTTGATGAAGCAAAAGATTTCCGGTCTGCGGTGATGGTTGAAAAGCACATCGAAGGTAAAGATTTCCGGCTTTTGGTGATTGGTGGCAAACTGGTCGCAGCCGCGCACCGCCAGCCCGCGCAGGTGAAAGGCGATGGACGATCCACGATAAAGGAATTGATTGAAAAGGTAAACGCAGACCCAAGGCGGGGTGAAGGGCACTTGAAAGTCTTAACCAAAATCTCCCTGGATGCAGATACTGAAAAATTACTCAACCAAAAAAGCTATACTCTTGAAGGCGTTCCTGCTGAAAATGAAACTGTTGTTTTGAAATCTACAGCCAATCTCAGTACAGGCGGAACTGCAACTGATGTCACCGATAAAGTGCATCCCGAAAACCGGTTTTTAGCCGAAAGAGCTGCCGCAATACTAGACCTGGATATTTGCGGTATTGACATCATCAGTCCTGACATTGGCGTTCCACTGGCAGAAAATCGCGGTGCCGTCATCGAAGTGAATGCCGCGCCTGGTTTCAGAATGCACCTCGCTCCTTCAGAAGGTCAGCCACGAAATGTTGCCGCTGCTGTCATCGATATGCTTTTTCCCGCTGAAAAACCAATCACCATACCCATTTTTGCCATCACTGGAACAAACGGCAAAACCACGGTCACACGGCTCCTGGCACATCTGGCCCAAAGCTGCGGCTATTCTCCGGGTTTTACCACCACCGACGGAATCTCTGTCGCCGGACACGAAATTGTTAAAGGCGACTGCTCCGGACCGTCCAGTGCGGCGCTTGTTTTAGCGGATCCTTTGGTAGATTTTGCCATACTGGAAACCGCGCGGGGCGGACTGCTGCGCGCCGGTTTGGCTTTTGAAAAGTGCGATGTGGGAATTCTGACCAATATTGCTGCTGATCATCTCGGCCTTAAAAACATCAACACCCTTGAAGAACTTGCGGAAGTAAAAGCAGCCGTCGTCCGCAGCGTAAAAAGCAGCGGTTGGGCCGTGCTGAATGCGGAAGATCATCGCTGTGTTACCATCGCAGAAACGCTGAACTGCAATGTGGCTTTCTTTTCTTTGGATCCTGCTGCGGAAACTGCTCGCGCGCACGTGGCAAAAGGAGGTTTGATTGCCACGGTAAAAGAAGGTAATCTTGTCGTTTATAAAGATCATGAGAAAACTATGATTTCCGGCATCATGGATATTCCACTCACCCTAAACGGCACTTCCCGATGTATGACGGCTAACATTCTGGCCGCGACTGCAGCTGCATTTGCTTATGGTTTTACTCAGGAACAAATTAAAACGGCGTGGCAAAGTTTTAAACCAGGTTTGGAGCAGACTCCCGGGCGTATGAATTATTTTAAAATCCGCGATTTTTCGGTTTTGGTGGATTATGCACATAATCCGCATGGCATGTGCGAAATGCAGGATTACCTCAGCCATATTCACGCGCCGCGCAAAGTGGGAATCGTGGCCGGAGTGGGCGACCGCCGTGACAGTGATATCATCGAGCTGGCGGAAATAGCCGCTAATATGTTCGACCGCATTATCGTGCGGCAGGAACACAGTTTACGCGGTCGGGAACTCGATGAAATGAATAATCTGATGATTCAGGGAATGGAAAAAAGCGGTAGGAAAGTGCCGTACGAAATGATTCCTGACGAAAAAGAAGCTATTCGATATGCTTTGGAAACCGCGCAAACAGGCGATTATATCGTAGCCTTAAGCGATAATTATCAGGAGGTTATTAAGATTATTAAAGAATTTGCGCCTGAAATTGCTTAA
- a CDS encoding zinc-dependent alcohol dehydrogenase gives MNFRGPYRVRTDKNAPEPEILHPEDAIVKVLRSCICGSDLHLYHGLVPDTRVDSIFGHEFIGEVVEIGSGVQKLKVGDKIMVPFNIACGKCAFCRQELYGNCHEANPMATAVGGIFGYSHTAGGYNGGQAEYARVPYADVGPTLIPDWMDPDDAVLLTDVVPTGYQAAEMAGIQKGDTVVIFGAGPIGIMAAKSAWLFGAGRVIVIDHLEYRLEFVAKYAQCEAYNFNSIGDPVVFIKTETDSLGADVCIDAVGCEAKGNTMNTLLGVKLLLQGGSTTALHWAINSVKKGGIVSIVGVYGPIDALVPLGNIVNKGITIRANQAAVKRHLPKLIEHVKNGIIDPKQIITHRVPLEEVADAYHMFSQKLDGCIKTVLIPPTA, from the coding sequence ATGAACTTTCGCGGACCGTACCGTGTCCGTACCGACAAAAATGCACCCGAACCGGAAATACTTCATCCGGAAGACGCCATCGTAAAGGTGCTGAGAAGCTGCATCTGCGGCTCTGATCTACATCTTTACCACGGCCTGGTCCCCGATACCCGTGTTGATTCCATCTTCGGTCACGAGTTTATCGGCGAAGTGGTAGAAATCGGCTCCGGCGTACAAAAACTGAAAGTGGGCGACAAAATAATGGTACCCTTTAATATCGCTTGCGGTAAATGTGCTTTCTGCCGTCAGGAACTTTATGGTAACTGTCATGAAGCTAATCCGATGGCCACCGCTGTTGGCGGAATCTTTGGCTATTCACACACTGCCGGAGGTTATAATGGCGGGCAGGCAGAATACGCACGGGTACCTTATGCGGACGTAGGACCAACTTTGATTCCGGATTGGATGGATCCTGATGATGCAGTGCTTCTGACCGACGTGGTGCCTACGGGCTACCAGGCCGCAGAAATGGCAGGTATTCAGAAAGGTGATACAGTGGTAATTTTCGGTGCGGGTCCCATTGGGATTATGGCAGCGAAAAGTGCCTGGCTGTTTGGTGCCGGACGAGTAATTGTCATCGACCATCTGGAATACCGGCTTGAATTTGTGGCTAAATATGCGCAGTGTGAAGCTTATAATTTTAACAGCATTGGCGATCCCGTGGTTTTCATTAAAACCGAAACCGACTCTTTGGGTGCCGATGTTTGTATTGATGCCGTAGGCTGCGAGGCGAAAGGCAATACCATGAACACCTTGCTGGGTGTTAAGCTGCTGCTACAAGGCGGCTCTACCACCGCGCTGCACTGGGCGATTAACTCGGTGAAAAAAGGTGGTATTGTTTCCATTGTTGGCGTTTACGGACCTATTGATGCTTTAGTACCTCTAGGCAACATAGTGAACAAAGGAATTACTATCCGTGCGAATCAGGCTGCGGTAAAACGTCATCTTCCAAAACTCATCGAGCACGTGAAAAACGGTATTATTGATCCGAAACAGATTATTACGCACCGTGTTCCACTGGAAGAAGTTGCTGATGCGTACCATATGTTTTCACAGAAACTAGACGGCTGCATCAAGACCGTGCTGATTCCACCCACCGCTTAA
- a CDS encoding helix-turn-helix domain-containing protein gives MNERKRNKKRPSYRTPPFSGGKKRQTSPPIYDNADMMQLFHVSGRTLQRWRKEGIVPYKKIGGKIFYLAEDVLKMMRKGGDAKE, from the coding sequence ATGAACGAACGGAAACGAAATAAAAAACGGCCTTCCTACAGAACACCACCTTTCAGTGGGGGAAAAAAGCGGCAGACTTCGCCGCCAATTTATGACAATGCAGACATGATGCAACTGTTTCATGTATCGGGCAGAACCTTGCAGCGCTGGCGTAAAGAAGGGATCGTTCCCTATAAAAAGATAGGAGGAAAGATCTTCTATCTTGCCGAAGATGTCCTTAAGATGATGCGCAAGGGCGGTGATGCCAAAGAGTAG
- a CDS encoding DUF6266 family protein: protein MGTIKKGILGGFSGTVGTVVGANWRGMDVIRSRPKSSGSNPTPLQLLQREKFALAIKFQNSLRSMQSRLYGENAGVKSRVNLAAAYLLREVVAEENGQVSLMMEKVIVTKGTLTGFENLTVTAAPGQTLNFKWDDNSNQMLAQPTDIFCTAVYEEESGEFAIKEGPEERSTGAASIVLAETWSGKNVHVYAFFQNAQQDSACNSVYLGTVVVQ from the coding sequence ATGGGAACAATCAAGAAAGGAATCCTCGGAGGATTCAGTGGTACCGTAGGTACCGTAGTAGGCGCCAACTGGCGCGGCATGGACGTCATCAGAAGCCGTCCGAAATCTTCAGGCAGCAACCCCACACCTCTGCAGCTCTTGCAGCGCGAGAAGTTTGCCCTGGCGATTAAATTCCAAAACTCCCTGCGCAGCATGCAAAGCCGGCTCTATGGAGAAAATGCAGGTGTAAAATCCCGTGTGAACCTGGCAGCGGCTTATCTGCTTCGTGAAGTGGTGGCGGAAGAAAACGGACAGGTCTCCCTGATGATGGAAAAAGTGATCGTCACAAAAGGCACGCTTACCGGTTTCGAGAACCTTACCGTTACAGCAGCGCCCGGGCAAACCCTGAACTTTAAATGGGACGACAACAGCAACCAGATGCTGGCGCAGCCAACGGACATTTTCTGTACGGCGGTCTACGAAGAGGAATCGGGTGAGTTTGCCATTAAGGAAGGTCCGGAGGAACGGAGCACAGGTGCAGCCTCTATAGTGCTCGCGGAAACGTGGAGTGGAAAGAACGTACATGTATATGCCTTCTTTCAAAATGCCCAACAGGACTCGGCATGTAATTCGGTGTATCTGGGAACGGTGGTCGTGCAATAG